gcatacaactttgcaaatcctagctacgcccctgacttttaatgaatttctgtgggtcaaactcaaagctactttgaatggaaaaaaattcttaagatattaacaagaaataaactctaattcggaagattcctacattagcaactagcatggtttcacctcattttatctcaaaagaaaacttgttccttgtttcccaattttcacattggatattgcagtgctagtatgcatacttttctttgggggtggggggcgttgatggagtgatgtgtatacgcaaataagataatacaataagagttataaagggtactaaatataaggctgcatcagtccaatcgaatttctgcaaagtgccctttgatgtcggtgccccccagattaaaagtgcttccgccgcccttgctgtTATAAGAAGTGTTATATACCTTGATGAAGAGttgcaatttattttgaaaatcgCTCGAGGtatcatttaaaatattgatcatGTGGATGTAATGCAGCAATCTGCATAGCAACTGTGGTTTGTGTTGTATTTTCGTGCGCCAAGAGACATCGCGCATCCTGCAGTAGCTAACCCTTCCAATCATAAATCTGTGCGCCACTTGAAATACTACTTTTCCACGTCTGTCAGGTGTTCATAAGTTTGACCAATGGAATGAGCCGAAATCGGATAAAATGTTTGAAAGTGGTGGTATGCAAATATCTATGCAATATACCACGTGACTATACACATTCAGGTCATACTTCCTTCCACATTCCATAACACTCTGTATTCGctacaatttatatatatatgttgtgaacaaaataaataaacaaaataaacaaaaacgtCTTAAACGAGTACCGGTTGTTAACAGAACATAATGTTGTAAAGCCCGTCGCACACTGCCTGACTGATCACTATTCGACTCAAGTCGACCCGGACACGAGTCGTGACCAaggtgtgggggtgtctcacccccccccccccccaatcttggtaaaactgacgatagttggaaaattagagtgcgacagtcggaatttccgactgtcgcactctaattttcatatattcttttaatttgtgagtgacctaacATTTTCGGTCCAGATTGACCTTTCATCAGTCatttttaccacgttttccttgtcactttgagaaattgtatctcgcgatccttatactccaccatacaaaacttcgtatgattttgcatactctaaaaaaagaaaagcctaatagaACAAcattcgccagcttcaattcggttattttcaatttcggttaatttatgtattaattttgctattgggtgggttgaccctgttcgctagcttcaagtaagttcaggatttACATTGTCTCTATGATCTGCTTTTACCTGCATGTTATAATATACGATTAAAACACTCACTCTAATCTACGGAAGcataaaagtgccatcaacataagacaAACTTTGCCtcataaaatgacatttttcagtaaattgtttagataacaagataaaaacttatcaaaaatcagaaaaatgctggattgctcagttgctttaactgagcaattgaacaattttctgaacaatgtttaattgacaacttatcatatctcgtcaattggacattttgctgcaaaatgttcaattgttcacttcattccatctgaacaattgaaaaaaaatgttctgcaaagtatttaattgacaacttatcttatctcgtcaattggacattttgttgcaaaatgtttaattgttcacttcattccaaatgctcagttagaatgaagtgaacaattgattttttttcatgtgagtgataaatagcccccccccccccccaagaaaataatattaagcgtgcCAAGAAAATGCACTGtatttttggtaattcactatgtcgtcgatatttttttcctttgttacattaacatagcttttgtagtcagtagtctatgcAGCctttcaagcagataactatactcagttgctaacttgcttaaccagagtgattaataagtttgtgaagtgagggccagtggtacaaatatATCGGAataaagttcggaacaaaagttcAGTCGCATAAGATgtggtgtctgactgacactgaccgtatcgttgacgagtagtgcggggggggggggggggggtacaaggcagcagtcggaattttctggctccaaaacccatcaaGTTGGAATTTCAACCactacacccctcccccccccccaatcaccagcccttagctacgtccctggtcgTGACCAATTTCTCGTTAGCCGTAAAGACCCATGGTCTTACTACTGACCCGCCTGCATACTTGACGATTGGTTGAGAGACACAACGACCGTTGCTCGTTTTGGTCATAAATTAGTTTCCCGTGATTGGCTACATTTTGTTTAGACTGGGAAGTTTTAGTCGTAAACTTTACACACTGTCGACTGCCTGACTTGAAGCTGTCTCAAGCACACGCAAATTCAGTCCGCGATTTTCCACGTAGCGACGATCGAGTTGAGTCGGGTCGCGTTGAGTCGGGCAGTGTTCGGCGGGTAAGGACTATGGGTCTTCACTAGCAACGGAAATCACATAATGTCGGTGGGGTTGAGTCGGGTCGCGTTCAGTCGGGCAGTTTGCGGCCGGTTTATAGCTCTAACACACACacgtacatacacgcataccCACAGCTTATATGGTTAAAATAGACTGGTAAGTTTGTTCACTTATTCCcaaagaaatataccaaactTATATGCCCTAATGCCGAGATCACTCAAAGTTCTCAATTTTAGTGGTATAAGACATTCACAGTTTTCACATATGATCTTTACCGTAGAAATTAACGATTTCATTGATTCCGAAGTTTCTTCgccaaaacattatttttccaTATAATCCTATAATAGTACCCTTCAATAATTAATCACAACTTTTCAATATGTTTGAAGCGCTCGTCACGTTTTGAAAAAAACGCGAGGTCAGTCAAATTCATGAACAGTACCGTTGAGgtcaatttaataataataacaataataaaaactgAAGTTTGCCAAATCTACCAAGAGAAGCTAAAAGAAGGACGGTTTTATCAATTCAGAGTGTTTCATATAGTTTCCCAACCGATTCACTAAAGTCTTACCCCCTTGTTGAAGTAGTTGTTCTTGTATAGATGTACCAACGTGTAGTTTTACAATGTTAACACTGACGATTCCCTGTTGGACCGGAACCTTCCCTTGGCAGACATACACACCGCTGTCTGTTATCCTCAGATCTAATAACCGCAGTCCGCCATTGGGTATTAATTCGATGAACTCTGACGGTGCGATATGATCGTTACCTTTCGTCCATCTAATAGTGAAATAATAGATAAAGAGAAGGGTTAGAGAATTCATAGTGATAATAATCGTATATATGTACGGGCGGGTTGTCGCTGTAAAACTGGTCCGCTGTCCAACCGTATGATGAAGATAACGGTGTgtaaagtgagggcgctttgcgcCGAAAGAACAACTGCAACTGTTGCATTCATGGGAGTTGCTTACTTTGAAGTAAATTGTATGCTGGTATACGGTTATTTCGTGATAGGAAGGGCATTAATATTCTGTGAAGGGATAGCGGTAGTGACCATATGGCTGACTTTGCTCAGTGGTATGTTTCTATCCTTCAGTTACATGATGTCATTGATAGTTGACTAAATTCTGCTATCAAGTACAAATGTCGGGAGTCACTACTGGAAGCTAAGAAAAATTCCCCTCACTTAGCGCACGCGTTTAAAGTTTACTGTTTAATTGTGCTAAAACAAAATTTATGTTTACCGTAAACCGTTAACCACCATATAATTCATTTCAATGAAACTCGTGAATGACGTAAAGTAATACGAATATGAAAGAAATTGAGTTTTTAAAGAACGTATTGTTATGGTGACATAACAGGTTGTTCTATCTGCCCATTGTGTCTTTTGTTTGTAACAAAAGTAAGTCTCACTCAACACTCAAGATTTAATAATAATCGAGTAGATATCgctgtgttatatatatatatatatatatatatatatatatatatatacatatatatatatatatatatatatatatatatagtaatatatatatagtaatatatatatatatatatatatatatatatatatatatatatatatatatatatatatatatatatatatatatatatgcctacgTCTTTACGATTACTTACCGTGTCGATATGTGTGGGTATATCTTCACGAGGATTTCTGCACGGCAACTTAAATCCACAGATTCACCTGGTTTTAACCAAACCTCTTCACTTAATTCTATAGATGGTCGAAAATGTGGAAAAGATAACCATGAAAGTAACCCTAAAACAGTCAATTTAAaacatgtttcatttctttcttttatcgGCTATATCCATGGTTTCTTGAAAAGCCTTATCATAAAAATTAGAGCAATATACT
This window of the Apostichopus japonicus isolate 1M-3 chromosome 9, ASM3797524v1, whole genome shotgun sequence genome carries:
- the LOC139974518 gene encoding uncharacterized protein; its protein translation is MSGTTVILCTYLVLCVLYGNGIASELSEEVWLKPGESVDLSCRAEILVKIYPHISTRWTKGNDHIAPSEFIELIPNGGLRLLDLRITDSGVYVCQGKVPVQQGIVSVNIVKLHVGTSIQEQLLQQGGPWLSNHNSFGIPNVWVASFIGSVIVCIAFGVSLFSLRLYYKTAMKKYKKKAQLVDTS